Within Paenibacillus albicereus, the genomic segment GTCAAGCCGCAAAACTGGGAGCCGGTGCCGCTGCTGTCGCTGGCCGTCGTCTTCGTGGTCTCGCTGAAAGGCTTCATGAACTTCCTGAGCGGCTTTTTCGGCGGCCGGCTCGGCAACCGGGTCGCCTATCGGCTGCGGAACGCCAGCTACGCCAAGCTGCAGGAACTGAGCTATCCGTATTACGACACGGCCAAGACGGGCGACTTGATGAGCCGCCTGACGGCCGATCTGGAGGCGATCCGCCAGTTCATCGGCTTCGGCTTCGCGCAAGTGCTCAACGTCTTCCTCATGATCCTGTTCGGCGGCATCATGATGCTGACGATGGACTGGCAGCTGACGCTCGTTACGCTCGTCGCGATTCCCTTCCTGGCCTTCACCGCCGTGCGCTTCGAGAAAAACATCCATCCGGCGTTCCGCGAGATGCGCCAGGCGCTCAGCCACATGACGACGGCCGTCCAGGAAAACATCACCGGCGTCCGCACGGTCAAGTCGTTCGCGCGCGAGTCCCACGAGGTCGAGAAATTCTCGGCGCGCAGCGCGGAATATCAGACGAACCAGGTCGGCGCGGCGACGATCTGGGCCCGATACTTCCCGCTGATGGAGCTGCTGGCCAACGTAAGCGTCGTCATCCTGCTGATCTTCGGCGGCATGCGCGTCATCGACCAGCATCTGACGCTCGGCGAGCTGGTCGCGTTCTTCAGCCTCATCTGGTACATCATCGGCCCGATGTGGGGCATCGGCTTCCATATCAACAACTACACGCAGTCCAAGGCGTCCGGCGAGCGGGTGCTGGAGCTGCTGAACCAGTTCGTGCATGTGAAAAGCGTACCCGACGCCGTCGTGCTCGACAAAGACCATGTCAAAGGGCATGTCCGCTTCGAGAACGTCACGTTCAATTACGCGGACAAGGAGCCGGCCGTAGTGGACATCAGCTTCGACGCGCCTCCGGGCACCGTCATCGGCCTGCTCGGCGGCACCGGCTCCGGCAAGAGCACGATCATCCAGCTGCTCATGCACGCCTACAACGTCAAGCAGGGCAAGATTTCCGTGGACGGACTCGACATCCGCCAGCTCGACGTGCACAGCCTGCGCAGCCAGATCGCGACCGTATTCCAGGAAACGTTCCTGTTCTCCGCCTCGATCCGCGACAACATCGCCTACGCCGACAAGGACGCGACGATCGAGGAGATCGAGCGCGCGGCCAAGCTGGCCAAGGCGCATGACTTCATTATGGAGCTGCCGCTCGGCTACGACACGCTGGTCGGCGAGCGGGGCATGGGCCTCTCCGGCGGCCAGAAGCAGCGCATCGCGATCGCGCGCGCCTTGATCCGGAACCCGCATATCCTCGTGCTCGACGACGCGACAAGCGCGGTCGACATGGAGACGGAGCATGAGATCCAAGCCGGCTTCAAGGAGCTGATGAAGGGACGCACGACGTTCATCATCGCCCACCGAATCAGCTCGCTCAAGGACGCCGACGAGATTCTCGTGCTCGACAAGGGCCGCATCGTCCAGCGGGGCAAGCACGCGTCGCTCATCCGCCAGAGCGGACCGTACCGCGACGTCTACAACATCCAGTACGCCGACCGTCCTCAGCAGGACGACGAGCCCGCGCTGGGCAAGGGAGGAACCGCCTGATGGCACGCAGCGCAAAAGGGCCGGCCGCGACCGGCCTCGACGCCTCCATGCAGGAGGCCGCGCAGGCTCAGCGCCAGCGCTTCAAGTATACCGATGACGAGGTCATCGAGAAGCCGTTCAACTGGAAGCAGGTCCTGCGCCTGCTCTCCTATATGAAGCCTTACCGCAAGCAGCTCGTGCCGATGGTCGTCATGATGCTGCTCGGCACGCTGACGCGGCTGGCCGCTCCGGCCGTCATCATCCTGGCGATCGACGAGGCCATCGACAAGGGCGGCGGGGACAAGGGCCTGCTGCTGACCTACGGCGGCATCATGCTCGGCCTGTACGTCGTCCAGTGGGCCGCCAACACGATCCGCATCAAGTACACGAACGTTATCGGCCAGAAGGTCATCTACGATCTGCGCCAGCAGCTGTTCGAGCATATCCAGAAGCTCAGCTTCCGCTTTTTCGACAAGCGGCCGGCAGGCTCCGTGCTCGTGCGCGTCACCAACGACGTCAACTCGCTGCAGGACCTGTTCACGAACGGCGTCGTCAACCTGCTCATGGACTGCATCCAGCTGATCGGCATCGCCGCGATCCTGCTGATCTGGAACTTCCAGCTCGGCATCGCCGTCATGGTGACGGTGCCGCTCATGTTCATCGTCTCGGGCACGCTCCGCAAGCGCATCCGCTTCGCCTGGCAGGACGTGCGCATCAAGCAGTCGCGCATCAATTCCCATCTCAACGAGGCGATCCAAGGGATGAAGGTGACGCAGGCGTACGTCCAGGAGAAGGAGAACTACCAGTTCTTCGACCATATGAACACGATCAACAAGAAAAGCTGGGACCGCGCGTCCGCGCTCAACCAGACGTTCGGCCCGATCATCGAGGTGACGGCGGCGATCGGCACGCTCATCCTGTTCTGGTACGGCTCGCATCTGCTGCAGACGAACGTCATCACCGTCGGCCTGCTCGTCGGCTTCGCCAACTACATCGGCAACTTCTGGGACCCGATCAACCGGCTCGGCCAGATGTACAACCAGCTGCTCGTCGCGATGGCTTCCTCCGAGCGGATCTTCGAGTTCATCGACGAGGAGCCGACCGTCAAGGAGAGCGGCCGGGCGCGCATGCTGACCGGCATCAAGGGCGACGTGTCGTTCGACCGCATCGTCTTCGAGTACGAGAAAGGCCGCCCGGCGCTCAAGGGCATCTCGCTGGAGGTGAAGGCCGGCCAGTCGGTCGCCCTCGTCGGCCATACCGGCTCGGGGAAGAGCACGATCATCAACCTGCTCTGCCGGTTCTACGATCCCGTGGAGGGCGCCGTCCGCATCGACGGCCAGGACATCCGCGACGTGACGATCGAGAGCCTGCGCTCGCAGGTCGGCATCGTGCTGCAGGACACGTTCATCTTCTCCGGCACGATCCGCGACAACATCCGCTTCGGGCGGCTGACCGCGACCGACGAGGAGGTCGAGATGGCCGCCCGCGCGGTCAACGCGCATGAGTTCATCGTCTCGCTGCCCGACGGCTACGACACCGAGGTGCAGGAGCGCGGCAACGTGCTCTCGATGGGCCAGAGGCAGCTGCTCAGCTTCGCCCGCGCGCTGCTCGCCGATCCGGCGATCCTCATCCTCGACGAGGCGACGGCCAGCATCGACACGGAGACCGAGCTGAAGATCCAGGAGGCGCTCAAGACGCTCCTGGCCGGACGCACGTCGTTCATCATCGCGCATCGGCTCTCGACGATCCGCCATTGCGACAACATCGTCGTGCTGGACCATGGCCGCATCGTGGAGCAAGGCGACCATGACGCGCTCATGCGCCACGGAGGCACGTACCACGGCCTCATCGAGGCGCAGTACCGGTTCCTCAGCGCCTGATGCGGGGCAAGACAAAAAGCTGGCCTGCCCGTCCTGGAAAGGACGGGCAGGCCAGCTTTTTTCGGCATGCGGCAGCTTGCGGTTCGAAGACGTGTTGAAGTCCCTTTACGATGAGGCGGACAAGAAGGCGTCGAGGCGATCGAACGTGCCGCCAAAGCCTTGCTCGATCATGCTGGAGGAGGCGCGGAACAACGCAGCTTCCTCCGGCGTAGGCTCGCGGGGCTGCCGGTCATCCTAAGGCGCGTTCCGCCGTCCTCCTCGTCGAGCACGATCGTGTTGCGGATGAGCAAAGGCCAGTTCTCGTCGAAGAAGGCTCGCGCAATCCGTCCTTCCTCGTCGGAAAAGGCGTTGGTGAAGACGAGCCGCCCCGGACTCTCGATCTCCTTGAATTGAAGCACCCCCCACAGCGTCTGCCCTTCAGGCGAGGTCTGGCGGTAATGGAAGCGGCCGCCGGGCTCGATGCGGGCGGCGATCGCCGTCGTCTCGAAGCCGGCTGGCCCCCACCATTCGAGGAAGCGGTCCGATTGCGTGAAGGCTTGGAAGACGGCTTCGCGCGAGGCGCGGAAATGGCGGGTCAGGCCAAGCTCGGAAGAATCGGTCATGGCATGGCCTCCTTGAATTGGAAAGGAACGATGCGGACGAAAGATGCCGACGTCAATCGGGGGACTGCTGAAGCCGCTGCAGGTATCCGTCAAGCCGGTCCATCCGCTCTTCCCAGTCTCGGCGGAACGAGGAAGCCCAGGCTTCGAGCTCCTGGAAAGGCTTCGGCGCGAGCCGATAGATGCGGCGGTTGGCTGAAGCTTCCACCAGCAGCAGCCCGGCCTCGCTCAGCACCTTGAGATGCTTGGATGTCTGCGGCTGATTGAGGGAGAGCCGCTCCGCGATCTCCCCCACCGTGAGCGGGCCGGAGCGGAGCAGCTCGACGATCAGCAGCCGATTCGGCTCGGCCAGCGCTTGAAGGATCGATTTCATGCCCTAAACATACTTCCGGAGGAATATATCTGTCAAGGAAAACGCTTGTGTTCGCTTGATTTTTCAATAGACAGCGTCCAAAATGATAGGGATCATGTACCGGAAAATGGGAACAGGGGGAACTGAAATGTCGTATGGACCGCCGCTGTCTGAAGGGGCGCGCAAGCTGCTGCTGCTGGGCTCCGGAGAGCTCGGCAAGGAGGTCGTCCTCGAAGCGCAGCGGCTCGGCGTGGAGACGGTCGCTGTCGACCGTTATGCCAACGCTCCCGCGATGCAGGTGGCGCATCGCTCGCATGTGATCGACATGCTGGACCCGGAGCGGCTGCGCGGGCTGATCCTGCAGGAAAAGCCGGATCTGATCGTGCCGGAGATCGAAGCGATCGCCACGGGCACGCTCGTCGAGCTGGAGCAGGAAGGCTTCAAGGTGGTGCCTACGGCGCGAGCCGCGCGGCTGACGATGGATCGCGAGGGCATCCGGCGGCTGGCGGCGGAGACGCTTCGGCTGCCGACCGCATCGTACCGCTTTGCCGATTCGCTGGAGGAGATGCGGGCCGCCGTGCTGGAGCTCGGCCTGCCATGCGTCGTCAAGCCGATCATGAGCTCCTCGGGCAAGGGCCAGAGCGTCTGCCGTTCCGAGGCGGAGATCGAGAGCTGCTGGAACTACGCGATGGAGGGCGGCAGGGCCAAGAAAAAACGGGTCATCGTCGAAGGCTTCGTGCGCTTCGAGTCCGAGATTACGCTGCTGACGGTTCGTTCCGTCTCAGGGACGGCGTTCTGCCCTCCGATCGGACATGTGCAGCAGGACGGCGACTACATCGAGTCGTGGCAGCCGCATGCGATGAGCGAAGCGCAGCTGCGCGAGGCCGAGCGGATCGCGCTGGCCATCACCGAAGCGCTCGGGGGATGGGGGCTGTACGGCGTCGAGCTGTTCTTGACGGAGGACGGCGTCCTGTTCAGCGAGGTGTCGCCGCGGCCGCATGATACCGGCATGGTGACGATGGCGACGCAGGACCTGTCCGAGTTCGCGCTGCATGTCCGCGCCATCCTCGGCCTTCCGATCCCAGGCGTCCGGCTGCTGTCGCCAGGCGCGAGCCGCACGCTCAAGGCTGCTCGCGACAGCCGCTCGTTCGCCGTCGAAGGGCTGGAGCAGGCGCTCGCCGTACCGAGCGCGCAGGTGCGCGTATTCGGCAAGCCGGAGACGCGCAAAGGCCGACGCATGGCCGTCGCCCTCGCCTCCGGTCCGGATGCCGAGTCCGCGCGGGCCGCGGCTCGCCAGGCGGCGGAGTGCTTGTCGATTCGATACGATGGATAAGGGGGAGCAGGCCGACGCGGCCTGCTTTTTTCGTGCGCGCCCGACGCTCGATTCGGCCCTCGTCCGGCGGCTCCGCGATTCGCTGCTGAGGGAACAGACGCGCCGAAGGGATTGCGGACCGCATCATTTGCAAAAACTTGTCGCAAGCCTTATTTTTAGTAGATGATGCTATACCAAATGTTCACAATTCAAATTCGAGCAAGGGGAGCCGAAGAAAGATGAAGTCATCCGGCATATTATGGCGGGTCGTGGGTACGGCGGCGCTCGCCTCGACGCTGCTGCTCGCAGGCGGGTTCGCCTTCGCCATGCGCGACATGCTCGTCGTCACGCCTTCCGTGCAGCAGACGGCGCGCCAGGCTCCGGCAGAGGCCCGGTCCGGAGGCGAATACCTGCAGGCGGACGAGATCCTCGTGACGGCGCTCGGGGATTCCTTGACCAAGGGGGTAGGAGACAACAGCGGCCGCGGCTATGTCAAGCCGGTGCTCGAGCAGCTGGAGGCCGCGACCGGCAAGCCGGTGCAGCAGATCAACAATCTGGCCGTAAGCGGCTTGACCGCGGCGGAGCTCGACAAGATGCTGGCCGAGGACCGAGGCCTCGACAATCCGATCCGGCAGGCCAACCTGATCCTGCTGACGATCGGCGGCAACGACCTGTTCCGTCCCGTGCTGGAGGCGAGGGACGAAGGCGGCGGAGGCGACATCCCGCTGGACGAGATCGAGGCCCAGATTCCGGCAGCCGCAGCATCGCTCAAAAGCATCGTCGAGCGAATTCGCGCGGTCAATCCCAAGGCCACGCTCGTCTATGCCGGCCTGTACAATCCTTTCTACGACATCGCGGATCTGCGCGAAGGCAGCGCGGCCGTCCAGAAATGGAACGACGAGGCGTACCGCATTCTCGCCGAGGACGAGCATGCGGTGCTCGTCCCCGTCATGGATTTGTTCCAGCAGCGCTCGGCCGCCTATATGGCGTCCGATCATTTCCACCCCAATCAGGACGGCTACGCGCGCATCGCGCAGCGCATCGTGCAGGCGCTGACCTGACGGATGTCCGTCCCTGTCGGGCCAGATGAGCGAGAGACAAAAGGAGAGGACCTGCATGACGATTGATTACCCCGTTCGCAAAAGGACCCCGTCCCGCCCTTCGGCCGCCGCGCGGAGCGCCGCTCCGCAAGCGGGCGTCGCCTCCGGCGAGCCCGTGCTGGACGTGCGCGGCCTGAAAAAGAAAATCCGCCGAAAATGGATCATCCATGAAGTCGGCTTCCAAGTGTATCCCGGCGAGATTTTCGGCTTCCTGGGACCGAACGGCTCCGGCAAGACGACGACGATCCGCATGCTCGTCGACCTCATCAAGCCGACCGAAGGCGAGATTCGGATCGGCGGACACGATCTCGGCCGCGATCCGGAGAAAGCTCTGGCCGAGGTCGGCTGCATCGTGGAGAATCCGGAGATGTACCCTTACCTCACCGGCTGGGAGAACCTCGAACAGTTCGCCCGCATGCAGCCGGGCATCGGCGAGGACCGCATCCGCGAAGTCGTTGCGATCGTCCGTCTGGAGGATCGCATCCACGACAAGGTGCGCACATACTCGCTCGGCATGAGGCAGCGGCTCGGCATCGCGCAGGCGCTGCTCGGAAGCCCCAAGCTGCTCATTCTGGACGAGCCGACCAACGGTTTGGACCCGAAGGGCATCAAGGAGCTGCGGGAATTCATCCGCATGCTGTCGGAAACCGGCCTCAGCCTGTTCATCTCCAGCCATCTTCTGAGCGAGATCCAGCTCATGTGCGACCGCGTCGCGATCATCAGCGAAGGCCGGGTGCTCTCGGTCGGCCGGGTGGACGAGCTCGTCGGGCAGGCCGCGAGCTACGTCATGTGGCAGACCGATCGTCAGGAGGAGGCGAGAGCATTGCTCGCGGAGCAGCCGTCCGTCCGGCTGTACGGCGAGGACGAGCATCGGGTCGACGAGAGCGCGCTCGCGCATCTTCCCGGAGCGATCGTGACGACCGTGGACGATGAGGCGCTCCCGGATGTCGTGGAGCTGCTCGTGCGGCGAGGCATCGGCATCGAAGCGGTGCAGCGCGTCGCTCCGACGCTCGAGGAGCTGTTCTTGAGGCTGACGGAGGTGGAGGCCAGGTGAAGGGGATGCTTCCGCTCGTGCAGAACGAGACGCTGAAAATTTGGAAAAAGAAGCGGTTCTATGTTATCCTTCTAATCCTGCTGGTGCTCGTGCCGCTGTTCACCTATGCCCAGCTCCGGGTATCCCAGACGAATGCCGCCAACTTCAAGGATTGGCGCAACCAGATCCAGCAGCAGATCACCGACCTGCAAAATACGCTCGCGAGCGACCGCATGCCGGAGGAGTGGAAGAAGTACGACCGCATCAAGGTGCAGCAGCTGCAATATTACCTGGATCATGACATCAATCCGAACAGCCCGGACGCGGCCACGTTCACCCGCCAGTTCATGGCGAGCTCCGTGTCGATGTTCTTCCCGCTGCTCATCCTCGCGCTCTCGTCCGACCTCGTGTCGGGCGAGAGGACCGGAGGCACGATCAAGATGCTGCTGACCCGTCCGGTACGGCGCTGGAAAATCCTGATGAGCAAGCTCATCGCCTTGACGCTGTACGTTTCGCTGGCTATCCTGGCGACCGGCGCGGTATGCTATCTCATATCCGGAATCGTCTTCGGCTTCGGCGGCTGGACGATGCCGGTGTTCACCGGGTTCGTCATCGACGGCGCCTCGTTCGACTCGACGGGCGTGCACGCCGTTCCCCAGTGGGCATACATGCTCATGCAGAGCGGCCTCATCTGGATCAGCTGCATGACGATCGCGATCCTGTCCATGATGGTGTCGGTGCTCGTCCGCAGCACCGCGGCGAGCATCGTGACGATGATGGCGGCGGTCATCTCCGGCAGCATCCTCGCGGGCATGGCCTCCTCGTGGGAGACGGCGAAATATATCTTTTCCGTAAATATCGACCTGACCGACTATCTCGAGGGCACGCCGCCTCCGATCGCAGGCATGGACATCGGATTTTCCCTGACGGTGCTCGGCATCTGGGCGGCAGCCGCGCTCGCCGTATCGTTTGGCGTCTTTACGAAACAGGACATCTTGAATTAAAATAGCGTGAGTTATGGGCAGGAACAGCAAGGAACAGAAAAGGGGGACGCGTATGGCCGAACAACTGGACCTTTACGCAACCGAATCGGCGAATACGGCGAAAAGCCCTTCCTATGAAGCGGACGACATCCAGATTCTCGAGGGCCTGACCGCGGTGCGCAAGCGCCCGGGCATGTACATCGGCAGCACGACGAGCTCGGGCCTGCACCATCTCGTGTGGGAGATCGTCGACAACGCCGTGGACGAGCATCTGGCCAAGTTCTGCACGGAAATCGCCGTCACGCTGCACAAGAACGGCTCCGTGACCGTGCATGACAACGGACGAGGCATCCCGACCGGCATGCACAAGAGCGGCATTCCGACGCCGCAGGTCGTGTTCACAATCCTGCATGCGGGGGGCAAGTTCGGCGGCGGGGGCTACAAGAAATCCGGCGGCCTGCACGGCGTCGGCGCTTCGGTGACGAACGCCTTGTCGGAATGGCTCGAGGTGGAGATATTCCGCGACGGCAAGATACATAAGCAGCGGTTCGAATACTGGGTCGACAGCCAGGGCAAGGAGCATGTCGGCGAGCCGGTGACGGGCCTCGACGTGGTCGGCAATACGCGGCAGACCGGCACCAAGGTGACGTTCAAGCCGGATACGCGCGTATTCCACGGCAACACCTCGCTGAGCTTCGATACGCTCAGCGACCGGCTGCAGGAGATCGCCTTCCTGAACTCGGGGCTCAAGGTGACGATCCGCGACGACCGCAGCGGCCATGAGAACGTGTTCTACTACGAGGGCGGAGCGAAGCAGTTCGTCGAGTTCCTCAACGAGGAGAAGTCGGTGCTGCACGAGGCCGTGCGCTTCGCGGCGGAGAAGGACGACATCGAGGTCGAAGTCGCGCTGCAGTACAACGACGGCTATACGGAGACGATCGTCAGCTTCGTCAACTCGATCCCGACACGCGGGGGCGGCACGCACGAGACCGGCTTCAAGACGGCCTATACCCGCGTGCTCAACGATTACGCCAGGCGAGCGGGCCTTCTCAAGGAGAAGGACAAGAACCTCGAGGGCGGCGACCTGCGCGAGGGGATGATGTGCGTCATCAACATCAAGATGGCGGAGGTCGAATTCGTCGGGCAGACGAAGGACCAGCTCGGCAGCAGCTCCGCGCGCAGCGCGGTCGACTCCGTCGTCGCAGACAAGATGGCGGTCTTCCTGGAGGAGAATCCGCAGATCGGCCAGATGCTGCTCAAGAAGGCGATCCAGGCTTCGCGCGCTCGGGAAGCGGCTCGCAAGGCGCGCGAGGAGATCCGCAGCGGCAAGAAGCGCAGCGAGTCGTCCAATCTCGGCGGCAAGCTGACGCCGGCGCAGTCCAAGGATGCCTCTCGCAACGAGCTGTTCATCGTCGAGGGCGACTCCGCGGGCGGCTCCGCCAAGCAGGGCCGCGACTCCAAGTATCAGGCGATTCTGCCGCTCAAGGGCAAGCCGATGAATCCGGAGAAGGCCCGCCTCGCCGACATCCTCAAGAACGACGAGTACAAGGCGATCATCGCCGCGATCGGCGCGGGTGTCGGTCCGGAGTTCGAGGCGGAGGAGTGCAACTACAGCAAGATCATCATCATGACCGACGCCGATACGGATGGCGCGCACATCCAGGTGCTGCTGCTGACGTTCTTCTACCGGTACATGAAGCCGCTCATCGACACGGGCCGCATCTACATCGCCCAGCCGCCGCTCTACAAGATGTCCCGCAAGACCGGCAAGCTGCAGACGGTGCGGTATGCCTGGACCGACGAGCAGCTGCAGAACTACGGCAAGGAGATGGGCAAGGGCTTCGAGCTGCAGCGCTACAAGGGGCTCGGCGAGATGAACCCCGACCAGCTGTGGGAGACGACGATGAACCCCGAGTCCCGCACGCTGCTGCAGGTGCAGATCGACGATGCGGCCAAGGCGGAGCGGCGCGTATCGACGCTCATGGGAGACAAGGTGGACCCGCGCAAGCGCTGGATCATCGACAATGTCGACTTCACGGAATACGAGGAATAGGAGGAGAGGCTCATGAGTTTGAACGAGCAGTTTCTGCCGGCATTCCTCGAGGAAGTCGTCGGCGACCGGTTCGGACGCTACTCCAAATACATCATCCAGGACCGCGCCATCCCTGACGTGCGCGACGGCCTGAAGCCGGTGCAGCGGCGCATCCTGTACGCGATGTACGACGCCGGCAATACGCCGGACAAGCCGTACCGCAAGTCGGCCAAGACGGTCGGCGACGTGATGGGCAACTACCATCCGCACGGCGACTCCTCGATCTACGAGGGCATGGTGCGGATGGCGCAGCCGTGGAAGATGGGCCATACGCTCATCGACGGCCACGGCAACTGGGGCTCGCTCGACGACGATCCGGCGGCCGCGATGCGCTACACCGAGGCGCGCCTGTCGCCGATCGCGATGGAGCTGCTGCGCGACATCGAGAAGCGCACCGTGCTGTTCAAGGACAACTTCGACAACAGCACCAAGGAGCCGGTCGTGCTGCCGGCCCGCTACCCGAACCTGCTCGTCAACGGCGTCAGCGGCATCTCGTCCGGCTTCGCCACCGAGATTCCTCCGCATAACTTGCGCGAGGTGATCGATGCCTGCATCGCGCTCATGAACGACGGCACCCTGCCGCTCGAGGCGCTGATGGGCATCCTGAAGGGGCCGGACTTCCCGACGGGCGGCATCATCATGGGCGAGGAAGGCATCCGCGACGCTTATTCGACCGGCAAAGGCCGCATCCACCTGCGGTCGAAAACGGCCGTCGAGGAGCTGCGAGGCGGCAAGAAGATGATCGTCGTGACCGAAATTCCGTACCAGGTCGTCAAGTCGCGTCTCGTCACGGCGATGGAGAACATCCGCCTCGAGAAAAAAGTCGACGGCATCGCCGAGGTGCGCGACGAGAGCGGCCGCGACGGCCTGCGCATCGTCGTGGAGCTCAAGAAGGACGCGGATGCGGACGGCATTCTGGCTTACCTGCTCAAGAAGACCGACCTCCAGGTGACCTACAACTTCAATATGGTCGCGATCGTCAACAAAGCTCCTCGCCAGCTCGGCGTCAAGGAGATGCTGGCGGCGTACATCGACCATCAGAAGGAAGTCGTCACGTTCCGCACGCGCTATGAGCTGGAAAAGGCCGAGGACCGCGCGCATGTGCTCGAAGGACTGGTCAAGGCGCTGAACATCCTCGATGACGTCATCGCGGCGATCAAAGCGTCCAAAAACCGGTCTGACGCGCAGGACAACCTCGTCGCCAAGTTCGGCTTCAGCGAGCGCCAGGCCGATGCGATCCTGACGCTCCAGCTGTACCGCCTGACCAACCTCGAGATCACGTCGCTCGAAAAGGAGCTGCGCGAGATCGCGAAGCGCGTGCAGTACCTGCGCTCCATCCTGGACAGCGAGAAGAAGCTGCTCAAGGTCATCCAGGACGAGCTGCTGGAGATCCGCGAGAAGTACGGCATCGACCGCCGCTCCGAAATCCGCGGCCAGGTCGAGGAGCTGAAGGTCGGCCTCGAGGTGATGGTGAGCGCCGAGGACGTGCTCGTGACGATCAGCCGCGAAGGCTACGTCAAGCGGACGAGCCGCCTCAGCTTCGCGCGCAGCGGAGGAGAGCTGGATGCCTCCGGCCTCAAGGAAGGCGATGCGCTCCGCCATGTGCTGGAGTGCAATACGATCGACAGCCTGCTCGTCTTCACGCGCAAGGGCAGCTACTACCTGCTGCCGGTGTACCAGATTCCGGACTTCAAGTGGAAGGACGCGGGCACGGCGATCGTCAACGTCATCCCGATTCCGAAGGAGGACGGCATCGTCGCGGTGCTGCCGGTCAAGGACATCCAGCAGCCGGGGCAGTCGCTGTTCTTCTTCACGAAGCGCGGGCAGGTCAAGCGGACCGAGCTCAAGGACTATGCGACGAACCG encodes:
- a CDS encoding ABC transporter ATP-binding protein: MEVFRQLKPYYWVERKFIFASILCLAAATALGLVYPNLLRYLIDDVVKPQNWEPVPLLSLAVVFVVSLKGFMNFLSGFFGGRLGNRVAYRLRNASYAKLQELSYPYYDTAKTGDLMSRLTADLEAIRQFIGFGFAQVLNVFLMILFGGIMMLTMDWQLTLVTLVAIPFLAFTAVRFEKNIHPAFREMRQALSHMTTAVQENITGVRTVKSFARESHEVEKFSARSAEYQTNQVGAATIWARYFPLMELLANVSVVILLIFGGMRVIDQHLTLGELVAFFSLIWYIIGPMWGIGFHINNYTQSKASGERVLELLNQFVHVKSVPDAVVLDKDHVKGHVRFENVTFNYADKEPAVVDISFDAPPGTVIGLLGGTGSGKSTIIQLLMHAYNVKQGKISVDGLDIRQLDVHSLRSQIATVFQETFLFSASIRDNIAYADKDATIEEIERAAKLAKAHDFIMELPLGYDTLVGERGMGLSGGQKQRIAIARALIRNPHILVLDDATSAVDMETEHEIQAGFKELMKGRTTFIIAHRISSLKDADEILVLDKGRIVQRGKHASLIRQSGPYRDVYNIQYADRPQQDDEPALGKGGTA
- a CDS encoding ABC transporter ATP-binding protein, with protein sequence MQEAAQAQRQRFKYTDDEVIEKPFNWKQVLRLLSYMKPYRKQLVPMVVMMLLGTLTRLAAPAVIILAIDEAIDKGGGDKGLLLTYGGIMLGLYVVQWAANTIRIKYTNVIGQKVIYDLRQQLFEHIQKLSFRFFDKRPAGSVLVRVTNDVNSLQDLFTNGVVNLLMDCIQLIGIAAILLIWNFQLGIAVMVTVPLMFIVSGTLRKRIRFAWQDVRIKQSRINSHLNEAIQGMKVTQAYVQEKENYQFFDHMNTINKKSWDRASALNQTFGPIIEVTAAIGTLILFWYGSHLLQTNVITVGLLVGFANYIGNFWDPINRLGQMYNQLLVAMASSERIFEFIDEEPTVKESGRARMLTGIKGDVSFDRIVFEYEKGRPALKGISLEVKAGQSVALVGHTGSGKSTIINLLCRFYDPVEGAVRIDGQDIRDVTIESLRSQVGIVLQDTFIFSGTIRDNIRFGRLTATDEEVEMAARAVNAHEFIVSLPDGYDTEVQERGNVLSMGQRQLLSFARALLADPAILILDEATASIDTETELKIQEALKTLLAGRTSFIIAHRLSTIRHCDNIVVLDHGRIVEQGDHDALMRHGGTYHGLIEAQYRFLSA
- a CDS encoding SRPBCC family protein, which gives rise to MTDSSELGLTRHFRASREAVFQAFTQSDRFLEWWGPAGFETTAIAARIEPGGRFHYRQTSPEGQTLWGVLQFKEIESPGRLVFTNAFSDEEGRIARAFFDENWPLLIRNTIVLDEEDGGTRLRMTGSPASLRRRKLRCSAPPPA
- a CDS encoding ArsR/SmtB family transcription factor, with protein sequence MKSILQALAEPNRLLIVELLRSGPLTVGEIAERLSLNQPQTSKHLKVLSEAGLLLVEASANRRIYRLAPKPFQELEAWASSFRRDWEERMDRLDGYLQRLQQSPD
- the purT gene encoding formate-dependent phosphoribosylglycinamide formyltransferase — encoded protein: MSYGPPLSEGARKLLLLGSGELGKEVVLEAQRLGVETVAVDRYANAPAMQVAHRSHVIDMLDPERLRGLILQEKPDLIVPEIEAIATGTLVELEQEGFKVVPTARAARLTMDREGIRRLAAETLRLPTASYRFADSLEEMRAAVLELGLPCVVKPIMSSSGKGQSVCRSEAEIESCWNYAMEGGRAKKKRVIVEGFVRFESEITLLTVRSVSGTAFCPPIGHVQQDGDYIESWQPHAMSEAQLREAERIALAITEALGGWGLYGVELFLTEDGVLFSEVSPRPHDTGMVTMATQDLSEFALHVRAILGLPIPGVRLLSPGASRTLKAARDSRSFAVEGLEQALAVPSAQVRVFGKPETRKGRRMAVALASGPDAESARAAARQAAECLSIRYDG
- a CDS encoding GDSL-type esterase/lipase family protein, whose amino-acid sequence is MKSSGILWRVVGTAALASTLLLAGGFAFAMRDMLVVTPSVQQTARQAPAEARSGGEYLQADEILVTALGDSLTKGVGDNSGRGYVKPVLEQLEAATGKPVQQINNLAVSGLTAAELDKMLAEDRGLDNPIRQANLILLTIGGNDLFRPVLEARDEGGGGDIPLDEIEAQIPAAAASLKSIVERIRAVNPKATLVYAGLYNPFYDIADLREGSAAVQKWNDEAYRILAEDEHAVLVPVMDLFQQRSAAYMASDHFHPNQDGYARIAQRIVQALT
- a CDS encoding ABC transporter ATP-binding protein translates to MTIDYPVRKRTPSRPSAAARSAAPQAGVASGEPVLDVRGLKKKIRRKWIIHEVGFQVYPGEIFGFLGPNGSGKTTTIRMLVDLIKPTEGEIRIGGHDLGRDPEKALAEVGCIVENPEMYPYLTGWENLEQFARMQPGIGEDRIREVVAIVRLEDRIHDKVRTYSLGMRQRLGIAQALLGSPKLLILDEPTNGLDPKGIKELREFIRMLSETGLSLFISSHLLSEIQLMCDRVAIISEGRVLSVGRVDELVGQAASYVMWQTDRQEEARALLAEQPSVRLYGEDEHRVDESALAHLPGAIVTTVDDEALPDVVELLVRRGIGIEAVQRVAPTLEELFLRLTEVEAR
- a CDS encoding ABC transporter permease is translated as MKGMLPLVQNETLKIWKKKRFYVILLILLVLVPLFTYAQLRVSQTNAANFKDWRNQIQQQITDLQNTLASDRMPEEWKKYDRIKVQQLQYYLDHDINPNSPDAATFTRQFMASSVSMFFPLLILALSSDLVSGERTGGTIKMLLTRPVRRWKILMSKLIALTLYVSLAILATGAVCYLISGIVFGFGGWTMPVFTGFVIDGASFDSTGVHAVPQWAYMLMQSGLIWISCMTIAILSMMVSVLVRSTAASIVTMMAAVISGSILAGMASSWETAKYIFSVNIDLTDYLEGTPPPIAGMDIGFSLTVLGIWAAAALAVSFGVFTKQDILN